The proteins below come from a single Mucilaginibacter mali genomic window:
- a CDS encoding HAMP domain-containing sensor histidine kinase gives MKVKNKLRLGFGFLFVVVLFFGAVSMFYINQISNNAKVILKDNYESLRYCREMRTLLDENSLPLSVAAVTQFNAALVKEEHNVTEPGEAQAVAGLRASFNAMQAPNAADIAAHQRHVRRHLLDIETVNMKAIVRKNDLARASVDRSLVFLGLAGAFAFMVLFTFSVNFPGFITDPLNTLLAGIRNIGPKNYQRIHFNKNDEFAEVAKAFNDMSGRLNEWENSNLSKIMSEKLRIETIIEQMHDAIIGVNEKQEILFINTAAKGILNLSIDKMEGLSVADVAKNNDLFKSIISNESNGKPFKIVVNGKDSHFQLETREINVPNLTADPAGALNIAKNSAGNVYVLRNITEFKERDEAKTNFIATISHELKTPISSIKMSLKLMKDERIGHINTEQQQLLEHIKDDSDRLLKITSELLELSQVETGNIQLNFVPVQPEEIVDYAMASVSFQAEQKGVKLEVAKDDKLPQVNVDVEKTAWVMVNFLSNALRYSAERSTVTISIVNKRGEVEFSVKDTGKGIDEQYQKRLFDRYFQVPTDGQNKSGSGLGLAISKDFIEAQNGKIWVKSAIGEGSTFGFSLPV, from the coding sequence ATGAAAGTAAAAAATAAACTCCGGTTGGGCTTCGGCTTTTTGTTTGTAGTGGTATTGTTCTTCGGAGCGGTATCCATGTTTTATATCAACCAGATATCCAACAATGCCAAAGTGATATTGAAAGACAATTACGAGAGTTTGCGGTACTGTCGTGAAATGCGTACCCTGCTTGATGAGAACTCACTGCCATTGTCTGTTGCTGCTGTAACGCAGTTTAATGCCGCGCTGGTTAAAGAAGAACATAATGTTACCGAACCGGGCGAAGCGCAGGCGGTAGCCGGTTTAAGGGCTTCATTCAATGCCATGCAGGCGCCCAACGCGGCAGACATAGCAGCCCATCAGCGCCATGTGCGCCGGCACTTACTGGATATTGAAACCGTAAATATGAAAGCCATAGTGCGCAAAAACGACCTGGCAAGGGCATCAGTAGACCGGTCGCTGGTGTTTTTGGGTTTGGCCGGGGCATTTGCCTTTATGGTGCTGTTTACCTTCAGCGTTAATTTCCCGGGCTTTATCACCGATCCTTTGAATACACTTTTGGCCGGTATCCGCAATATTGGCCCCAAAAACTATCAGCGGATCCATTTTAATAAAAACGATGAATTTGCCGAGGTGGCCAAAGCCTTTAACGATATGTCGGGCAGGTTGAATGAATGGGAGAACAGTAACCTTTCCAAGATCATGTCGGAGAAATTGCGCATCGAAACCATAATAGAACAAATGCACGATGCCATTATCGGTGTGAACGAAAAACAGGAGATCTTATTCATTAATACCGCGGCAAAAGGTATCCTTAATTTAAGTATCGATAAAATGGAGGGACTTTCTGTTGCTGATGTTGCCAAAAATAATGACCTGTTTAAATCGATAATCAGCAATGAAAGCAACGGGAAGCCATTTAAAATTGTGGTGAACGGGAAAGATTCTCATTTTCAGTTAGAAACCCGCGAGATAAACGTGCCCAACCTTACAGCCGATCCGGCCGGTGCGTTGAACATTGCCAAAAATTCGGCCGGTAACGTTTATGTTTTGCGCAATATCACCGAATTTAAAGAGCGCGACGAGGCCAAAACAAACTTCATTGCCACCATATCGCACGAGTTAAAAACACCGATCTCGTCCATTAAAATGAGTTTAAAATTGATGAAAGATGAGCGCATAGGCCACATCAATACCGAGCAGCAACAACTGCTGGAACATATTAAAGACGACAGCGACCGCCTGCTGAAGATCACCAGCGAACTGTTGGAACTATCGCAGGTGGAAACCGGTAACATCCAGCTAAATTTTGTGCCGGTGCAGCCCGAAGAAATTGTTGACTACGCCATGGCTTCGGTAAGTTTCCAGGCCGAGCAAAAGGGGGTTAAGCTGGAAGTAGCTAAAGACGATAAACTGCCGCAAGTTAACGTTGATGTAGAAAAAACAGCCTGGGTAATGGTGAATTTCCTGTCTAACGCGCTACGTTACAGTGCAGAAAGATCTACAGTAACTATCAGCATAGTTAATAAAAGAGGAGAGGTGGAGTTTTCGGTTAAAGACACGGGTAAAGGGATAGACGAACAATATCAAAAACGCTTATTCGACCGATACTTCCAGGTGCCAACCGATGGCCAGAATAAATCCGGGTCGGGTTTAGGCCTTGCTATTTCAAAGGATTTTATCGAGGCGCAAAATGGAAAAATATGGGTGAAAAGCGCTATTGGCGAGGGGAGTACCTTTGGATTTAGCTTACCGGTATAA
- a CDS encoding sensor protein KdpD, giving the protein MENNRVKDFIDLVKRSRRGKLKIYIGMSAGVGKSYRMLQEAHALVRNSIGIQIGYIETHNRAETHALLAGLPLIARRKIFYKGKELEEMDLQAILNRHPEVVIVDELAHTNIEGSKNSKRWQDVVDLLEAGISVITAVNIQHLESLNQEIEEITGIAITERIPDKILEMADEIVNIDLTADELIDRLKDGKIYEKAKIERALQNFFQSDKILQLREIALKEVAHHLERKIDSEIPKQIKLRPERFLACISSNAETAKVVIRKTARLASYYRSPWIVLYVQSSSESMERIKLDKQRHLINNFKLATELGAEVIKLKSDQITQTIMKVANEREITTICIGKPHLNLFQVILRTAVFNELLKNIAANEIDLVILS; this is encoded by the coding sequence ATGGAAAATAACAGGGTAAAAGACTTTATAGACCTGGTTAAGCGCTCGCGGCGGGGTAAGCTCAAAATTTATATTGGGATGAGCGCCGGTGTGGGCAAAAGTTACCGGATGTTGCAGGAGGCACATGCCCTGGTGCGTAATAGCATAGGCATACAAATAGGTTATATAGAAACACATAACCGGGCCGAAACGCATGCTCTGCTGGCAGGTTTACCGCTTATTGCCCGGCGTAAAATATTTTACAAGGGCAAGGAACTGGAAGAAATGGATCTGCAAGCCATACTTAACCGGCACCCCGAAGTGGTGATAGTTGATGAACTGGCGCATACCAATATAGAAGGGAGCAAGAACAGCAAACGCTGGCAGGATGTGGTAGATTTGCTGGAAGCCGGTATAAGTGTGATAACTGCGGTAAACATCCAGCATTTAGAAAGTTTAAACCAGGAAATAGAAGAAATTACCGGCATTGCGATCACGGAAAGGATCCCGGATAAAATACTGGAAATGGCCGACGAGATCGTAAACATCGACCTTACCGCCGATGAACTGATTGATCGCCTGAAGGATGGCAAGATCTACGAAAAGGCTAAAATAGAACGTGCCCTGCAAAATTTTTTCCAAAGCGATAAAATACTTCAGCTGCGTGAGATAGCCCTGAAAGAAGTGGCCCATCATCTGGAGCGAAAGATAGATAGTGAAATACCCAAACAAATTAAACTCCGGCCAGAACGGTTTTTGGCCTGTATATCATCAAACGCCGAAACGGCAAAAGTAGTGATCCGTAAAACAGCCCGGCTGGCATCGTATTACCGTTCGCCCTGGATTGTGCTGTATGTACAAAGCAGCAGCGAAAGTATGGAGCGGATTAAATTAGATAAGCAGCGCCATTTAATTAATAACTTTAAACTGGCAACAGAACTGGGGGCCGAAGTAATAAAACTAAAAAGCGATCAGATTACCCAAACCATTATGAAGGTGGCTAACGAGCGTGAAATAACTACCATTTGTATCGGCAAGCCGCACCTGAACCTGTTCCAGGTAATATTAAGAACGGCCGTATTTAACGAGTTGCTGAAAAATATTGCAGCAAATGAAATTGATTTAGTGATACTATCATGA